The Polaribacter sp. KT25b genome contains the following window.
TTGGAGAATTAAATAAAAACCAAGAAATATTTATAACCATCTAATACAAAACAGCGTTCTCTCATATTTAAAATAAAATATTGGATCATAAAAAAACCGAACATTTCTGTTCGGTTTTCTAATATTTAAAGTCTAAAAATTACATCATTGAAGCTGCAATCTTTTTATAAGTTCCGTTTTCTAATAATTCTCTAATTGCAGAAAAGGCTTTAATAGTTAAATCTATATCTTCTTGTGTATGTGTTGTTGTTGGTATTAAACGTAAAATAATTAACCCTTTAGGAATTACAGGATACACAACAATAGAACAGAAAACACCGTGGTTTTCACGTAAATCATTTACCATTGCCATCGCTTCTGGAATATCTCCTTTTAAATATACTGGAGTTATACAAGTTTGTGTAGTTCCTAAATCGAAACCAGCGTTACGTAAACCAGATTGTAAAGCATTCGTATTTTGCCATAATTTTTCTTTTAACTCTGGCATTGTACGCAACATATCTAAACGTTTTAATGCTCCTTTAACCATTGCCATTGGTAATGATTTTGCAAACATTTGAGAACGCATATTATATTGTAAATATTGAATTACATCTTTATCACCAGCAAAGAAAGCACCAATACCAGCCATTGATTTTGCAAAAGTTGCAAAATAAACATCTATTTCATCTTGCACACCTTGCTCTACTCCTGTTCCTTTTCCATCTTTGCCAAGAGTTCCAAAACCATGAGCATCATCTACTAACAATCTAAAATTATATTCTTTTTTAAACGAAATAATTTCTTTTAAACGACCTTGTTCTCCACGCATTCCAAAAACACCTTCAGAAATCACTAAAATTCCTCCACCTGTTTGTTCTGCCATTTTTTTGGCACGCTTTATATTTTTTTCGAAGCTTTCCATATCGTTATGACGATATACAAAACGTTTACCAGCATGTAATCTTACACCATCAATAATACAAGCATGTGTATCCATATCATACACAATAATATCGTTTTTAGAAACTAAAGCATCAATAGCAGAAACCATACCTTGATATCCAAAGTTTACTAAATATGCAGCATCTTTTTCAACAAATTCTGCACATTCTTTTTCTAATTGTTCATGATATTTTGTATGTCCAGACATCATTCTAGCTCCCATTGGATAAGCCATTCCATGCTCTGTAGCAGCTGCTCCATCTACTTTTAAAACTTCAGGATGACTAGCTAAGCCTAAATAATCATTAATACTCCAAGTAATTACTTTTTTACCGTTAAAGGACATTCTATTAGAAATAGGTCCCTCTAGTTTAGGAAACACATAATATCCTTCGGCTTGTTTTGCCCATTTTCCTAAAGGACCTTTGTCTTCTTTTATTCTTTCAAATAAATCTTTCGTCATGTTCTTTGTTTTTAAGTATTACAAATTAACTGCTTTTTTTACAGTTATTCAAAATAGTTGATAAGTATTATTTTTATAGAAATCCTTGTTTCTTCATCCAAGAATCATTGTATATTTTATTCATATATCTAGAGCCATGATCCGGAAAAATAAGTACCACAAAGCTTTCGTCATCGAACATACCAGAATCTGCATATTGTCTAGCTGCTTGTAATACAGCACCAGATGTATAACCTGGAAAA
Protein-coding sequences here:
- a CDS encoding pyridoxal phosphate-dependent aminotransferase family protein — encoded protein: MTKDLFERIKEDKGPLGKWAKQAEGYYVFPKLEGPISNRMSFNGKKVITWSINDYLGLASHPEVLKVDGAAATEHGMAYPMGARMMSGHTKYHEQLEKECAEFVEKDAAYLVNFGYQGMVSAIDALVSKNDIIVYDMDTHACIIDGVRLHAGKRFVYRHNDMESFEKNIKRAKKMAEQTGGGILVISEGVFGMRGEQGRLKEIISFKKEYNFRLLVDDAHGFGTLGKDGKGTGVEQGVQDEIDVYFATFAKSMAGIGAFFAGDKDVIQYLQYNMRSQMFAKSLPMAMVKGALKRLDMLRTMPELKEKLWQNTNALQSGLRNAGFDLGTTQTCITPVYLKGDIPEAMAMVNDLRENHGVFCSIVVYPVIPKGLIILRLIPTTTHTQEDIDLTIKAFSAIRELLENGTYKKIAASMM